A genomic segment from Bradyrhizobium sp. ISRA430 encodes:
- a CDS encoding sugar ABC transporter substrate-binding protein, with amino-acid sequence MSGTKDFSTTRRDLLQAAATAGAATAILGSMGINPALAAEVGRSEKPLKAAFSNAGLQATWCAQGKQAAEFWGKLFNVEVTWFDGQLDAVKQRAAIDNMASQKWDFVAIQAFGIGTLTQPVQKMIDAGTPVIDMDTLIAPLDQINVHSFLAPDNEFMGASVTQALCNAMGGKGKIIMTQGALGHTGAQGRAKGFNTVVKQFPNIEVLDTQPADWDVSKTARLWETYLTKYPQIDAAFFHNDDMALAAYNIMKARNRTNILIGGVDAMPPAIQAVSEGRMFATVRNPSCRIHGGAIIAGVAAVVGGEKSGQGIPKNVVTDGPVVTKANAAGMQWMQDHFLI; translated from the coding sequence ATGTCCGGGACGAAAGACTTCTCCACGACGAGGCGCGATCTTCTTCAGGCGGCAGCGACCGCCGGCGCCGCGACTGCCATCCTCGGCAGCATGGGCATAAACCCCGCACTTGCAGCCGAAGTCGGCCGATCCGAGAAACCGCTGAAGGCGGCGTTCTCCAATGCAGGCCTGCAGGCGACGTGGTGTGCGCAAGGCAAGCAGGCCGCCGAATTCTGGGGCAAGCTATTCAATGTGGAGGTGACCTGGTTCGACGGCCAGCTCGATGCCGTGAAGCAGCGCGCGGCGATCGACAACATGGCCTCGCAGAAATGGGACTTCGTCGCGATCCAAGCCTTCGGCATCGGCACCCTCACCCAGCCCGTGCAGAAGATGATCGACGCCGGCACCCCCGTCATCGACATGGACACGCTGATTGCTCCGCTCGATCAAATCAACGTCCATTCCTTCCTCGCTCCCGACAACGAGTTCATGGGCGCCTCGGTGACGCAGGCGCTGTGCAACGCCATGGGCGGCAAGGGCAAGATCATCATGACGCAAGGCGCCCTCGGCCACACCGGGGCGCAGGGCCGCGCGAAGGGCTTCAATACGGTCGTCAAGCAGTTCCCGAACATCGAAGTGCTCGATACCCAGCCGGCCGACTGGGATGTCTCCAAGACCGCGCGCCTGTGGGAGACGTATCTGACGAAATATCCGCAGATCGACGCGGCGTTCTTCCACAACGACGATATGGCGCTCGCCGCCTACAACATCATGAAGGCGCGCAACCGCACCAACATCCTGATCGGCGGCGTCGATGCGATGCCTCCGGCGATCCAGGCGGTGAGCGAAGGCCGCATGTTTGCGACCGTGCGCAATCCGTCCTGCCGCATCCATGGCGGCGCCATCATCGCCGGCGTTGCCGCGGTGGTCGGTGGCGAGAAGAGCGGACAGGGCATTCCCAAGAACGTCGTCACCGACGGCCCGGTCGTGACCAAGGCCAACGCCGCCGGCATGCAGTGGATGCAGGATCATTTCCTGATCTGA
- a CDS encoding DUF2946 domain-containing protein, with translation MVRRMRARLQKFLPIVLIALVMQVLAPIAACWAAGQAVADPLGTAVICHSTSEQGAGLDDQTGAPAGHAGACALCCLAQANASLDSPLQATFSIPFRHAESLVWHDAADHLAAPDRGSTAQARAPPQFS, from the coding sequence ATGGTTCGGCGGATGCGTGCGCGGCTGCAAAAATTCCTACCCATCGTCCTGATCGCGCTGGTGATGCAGGTGCTGGCGCCGATTGCCGCGTGCTGGGCGGCAGGGCAGGCCGTTGCCGATCCGCTCGGGACCGCCGTCATCTGCCACAGCACAAGCGAGCAGGGCGCCGGTCTCGATGACCAGACCGGAGCGCCGGCAGGGCACGCCGGTGCGTGCGCGCTGTGTTGCCTCGCGCAGGCCAACGCCTCGCTCGATTCGCCGCTGCAGGCGACGTTCTCGATTCCATTCCGCCACGCCGAAAGCTTGGTCTGGCATGACGCGGCGGATCATTTGGCCGCACCTGATCGCGGCTCGACCGCCCAGGCGCGCGCGCCTCCGCAGTTTTCCTGA
- a CDS encoding TonB-dependent receptor, translated as MLHSHAVRGVSAVAVQAAVLAWASEASAQSGANVLPSVTVEAPASARPKPRKPAVHTAGATSRSAKPVASAERTAPPVAVGDQGAGTAHPSLEAPAAVTRYQLPQRSFSITAKEVEETINLKDPEDAVKYMPSLFVRKRNDGDNNAVLATRSWGLNSSARTLIYYDDLLISALIGNNNTNASPKWNLISPEAIGRVDYLNGPFAAAYPGNSIGGVLLITSKMPDKPFAVAKETVSVMPWNQYGTRDVYPTSQTSAAAGGRDGKLSWLVSANYLDSFQQPLTYTTNGSIPAGTRGAFPARNKVGQEADVVGTGILARSQQTSANLRLAYDVAPLVQATYSLGIWNNHQVSDPQTYLRSTATGLPTFAGISTFASGKYIWDQTHLSNAVAIKSDTKGLFDFDLSASSYNYLEDTQLNPYTVAAAGVGFSQNGKITRMDGTNWQNADAKGIWRPFGYGGPHEISFGVHGDRYSLENPTYGSAVWYQAATATGQLYANSQGETRTGAVWLQDAWKIQPDLKLTLGGRLESWQALDGQNVVTLANGAGAITSSFTANQPGLASTNFSPKASMSYDPNKDWNVTANFGEAYRYPTVLELYQNVTVGNTITVANPFLKPEQDFTGELNIERHWNDGRVRLTLFRERTNNAIISQTNAINATQTATTFSNVDAIRLQGVELSADKDNVLVQGLQLFGSVTYVDSRILADANWAGKDPLTGIPTTVVGKRVPYVPDWRAKFGVTYRPNESWAYTVAARYSGKQYSTLDNTDIVSHVYGAFDNFFVVDLKIHYNATKNFAFDFGIDNLFNEQYFLFHPFPGRTFVLAGKYTF; from the coding sequence ATGTTACATAGTCATGCCGTTCGCGGCGTGAGTGCCGTGGCCGTTCAGGCCGCGGTGCTCGCGTGGGCGAGTGAGGCCTCTGCCCAAAGCGGCGCGAATGTGCTGCCATCGGTCACTGTCGAAGCGCCCGCATCGGCAAGACCCAAGCCACGCAAGCCGGCGGTGCATACGGCCGGAGCCACGAGCCGGTCGGCAAAGCCGGTCGCATCCGCGGAGCGAACCGCACCTCCGGTTGCCGTCGGCGATCAAGGCGCCGGTACCGCGCACCCTTCGTTGGAGGCCCCGGCCGCGGTGACCCGCTATCAGCTACCTCAGCGCTCCTTCAGCATTACGGCGAAAGAGGTTGAGGAAACGATCAACCTCAAGGACCCCGAGGACGCCGTTAAATACATGCCGAGCCTGTTCGTGCGGAAGCGCAACGACGGCGACAACAATGCGGTGCTGGCGACGCGGAGTTGGGGACTGAACTCCAGCGCACGCACGCTGATCTACTATGACGACCTCCTGATCTCGGCGCTGATCGGCAACAACAACACCAATGCCTCGCCGAAGTGGAACCTGATCTCGCCGGAGGCGATCGGGCGCGTAGACTACCTCAACGGTCCGTTCGCGGCCGCCTATCCCGGCAACTCGATCGGAGGCGTCCTCCTGATCACGTCAAAGATGCCAGACAAGCCGTTCGCGGTCGCCAAGGAGACGGTATCGGTGATGCCGTGGAATCAATACGGCACCAGGGACGTCTATCCGACCAGCCAGACCAGCGCGGCAGCCGGCGGCCGCGACGGCAAGCTGTCCTGGCTCGTCAGTGCCAACTATCTCGACAGTTTCCAGCAGCCGCTGACCTATACGACGAACGGCAGCATTCCGGCGGGCACCAGGGGCGCCTTCCCGGCAAGGAACAAGGTCGGGCAGGAGGCCGATGTCGTCGGCACCGGCATTCTCGCGCGTTCGCAGCAGACGTCCGCCAATCTGCGGCTCGCCTACGACGTGGCGCCGCTGGTGCAGGCGACTTACTCGCTCGGGATCTGGAACAATCATCAGGTGTCTGATCCACAGACCTATCTGCGTTCGACCGCGACCGGGCTGCCGACCTTTGCCGGCATCAGCACATTTGCCAGCGGCAAGTACATCTGGGACCAGACCCATTTGAGCAATGCGGTCGCGATCAAGAGCGACACGAAGGGACTCTTCGATTTTGACCTCTCCGCGTCGAGCTACAACTATCTCGAGGACACCCAGCTCAATCCCTACACCGTGGCCGCCGCCGGCGTTGGCTTCTCGCAGAATGGCAAAATCACGCGCATGGACGGCACCAACTGGCAGAATGCCGACGCCAAGGGTATCTGGCGTCCGTTTGGCTATGGCGGTCCGCACGAGATCAGCTTCGGCGTGCATGGCGACCGGTACAGCCTGGAGAATCCAACATACGGGTCGGCAGTCTGGTATCAGGCCGCGACCGCTACGGGACAGCTCTACGCGAACAGTCAGGGCGAAACCCGCACCGGTGCGGTGTGGCTCCAGGACGCCTGGAAGATCCAGCCCGATCTCAAGCTGACCCTCGGCGGACGGCTGGAGAGCTGGCAAGCCCTCGACGGCCAGAACGTCGTGACCTTGGCGAACGGGGCGGGTGCCATCACCTCGTCGTTCACGGCCAACCAGCCGGGTCTTGCTTCGACGAATTTTTCGCCGAAGGCCTCGATGTCCTACGACCCGAACAAGGATTGGAACGTCACGGCCAATTTCGGCGAGGCCTATCGCTACCCGACAGTTCTCGAGCTCTACCAGAACGTGACCGTCGGCAACACGATCACGGTGGCCAATCCCTTCCTCAAGCCCGAGCAGGATTTTACGGGCGAACTCAACATCGAGCGCCACTGGAACGATGGCCGGGTGCGGCTGACCCTGTTCAGGGAGCGGACCAACAACGCCATCATCTCGCAGACCAATGCGATCAACGCGACCCAGACGGCGACGACGTTCAGCAACGTCGACGCCATCAGGTTGCAGGGCGTCGAGCTGTCTGCCGACAAGGACAATGTCCTCGTCCAGGGGCTTCAGCTCTTCGGCAGCGTGACCTATGTCGATTCCCGGATCCTGGCCGATGCGAACTGGGCCGGCAAGGATCCCCTGACGGGCATTCCGACGACGGTGGTCGGCAAGCGTGTGCCTTACGTTCCCGATTGGCGTGCCAAGTTCGGCGTTACCTATCGGCCAAACGAGAGCTGGGCGTACACGGTCGCAGCGCGCTATAGCGGCAAGCAGTATTCGACGCTCGACAACACCGATATCGTTTCGCACGTCTATGGCGCTTTCGATAACTTTTTCGTTGTTGACTTGAAGATCCACTACAACGCGACGAAGAATTTCGCGTTCGACTTCGGGATCGATAATCTCTTCAACGAGCAGTATTTTCTGTTCCATCCATTCCCGGGACGAACTTTTGTTCTTGCCGGCAAGTACACGTTCTGA
- a CDS encoding copper chaperone PCu(A)C: protein MNKLSRILALVALSAALIAAPARADDVKAGDLVISQAWSRATPSGAKVAGGYLTIENKGTAPDKLISVSTEIAGKADVHEMAMDNGVMKMRALDKGLAIDPGKTVKLAPGGYHLMLQELKGPLKQGDKVPVTLEFEKAGKVAVSLDVQGVGAQAPADAGHSGHMEMKKMPDHSGMKM, encoded by the coding sequence ATGAACAAGCTCTCACGCATTCTAGCCCTCGTGGCGCTCTCGGCCGCCCTCATCGCAGCCCCCGCGCGCGCCGACGACGTCAAAGCCGGCGACCTCGTGATCTCGCAGGCCTGGAGCCGTGCGACGCCGAGCGGCGCAAAAGTCGCCGGTGGCTATCTCACCATCGAGAACAAGGGGACGGCACCTGACAAGCTGATCAGCGTTTCGACGGAGATTGCGGGCAAAGCCGACGTCCATGAGATGGCGATGGACAACGGCGTGATGAAGATGCGCGCGCTCGACAAGGGGCTTGCGATCGATCCCGGCAAGACCGTGAAGCTCGCGCCGGGCGGCTATCATTTGATGCTTCAGGAGTTGAAAGGGCCGCTCAAGCAGGGCGACAAGGTGCCTGTCACGCTGGAGTTCGAGAAGGCCGGTAAGGTCGCGGTCTCGCTCGACGTCCAGGGCGTCGGCGCGCAGGCGCCCGCCGATGCCGGGCATTCCGGCCACATGGAGATGAAGAAAATGCCGGATCATTCGGGAATGAAGATGTGA
- a CDS encoding YcnI family protein, translated as MSKRSCLILLAALAASPAAAHVTLETKQAAIGGSYKAVFAVPHGCAGSATVKIRVQIPEGVIAVKPMPKAGWNVDVVEGKYASEYDFHGNKLSSGVKEVMWSGGKLSDKYYDEFVMHTVLTDSLKPNTTLYFPVVQECETGVSRWIEIPAEGAGHSESKSPAPSVKLLPKP; from the coding sequence ATCTCGAAGCGATCCTGCCTGATCCTGTTGGCTGCGCTCGCCGCATCGCCGGCGGCGGCGCATGTCACGCTGGAGACGAAGCAGGCCGCCATAGGTGGATCGTACAAGGCCGTCTTCGCCGTGCCGCATGGTTGCGCGGGCTCGGCCACGGTGAAGATCCGCGTGCAGATCCCAGAAGGCGTGATCGCGGTGAAGCCGATGCCGAAGGCAGGCTGGAACGTCGACGTCGTCGAAGGCAAATATGCCAGCGAATACGATTTTCACGGCAACAAGCTCTCCTCCGGCGTCAAGGAGGTGATGTGGTCCGGCGGCAAGCTCTCGGACAAGTACTACGACGAGTTCGTCATGCACACGGTCCTGACTGACTCGCTCAAGCCGAACACGACCTTGTATTTTCCCGTCGTCCAGGAGTGCGAGACCGGCGTGAGCCGCTGGATCGAGATCCCGGCGGAGGGAGCAGGGCATTCGGAGAGCAAGTCGCCGGCGCCGAGCGTAAAACTCTTGCCGAAACCTTGA
- a CDS encoding CopD family protein, whose product MRFLAALLLVAGFATGASAHAALVSVEPASGSILANAPKSVELRFNEAVTPGAIRLIDGAGRARDDARVSASGETISVAMPMDLPQGTAVVSYRVISQDGHPVAGSVIFSVGAPTATKAPANASIGLSALIWLARIGLYLGLFVGVGGVFFARWIAGSTVGTEAPCAALVIGLLAAAASLGLLGADLLGLSSGALLTPAPWEAAFGTSAGPALLVAIAALLIALIALLWAAYARLLTAIAFAGVGLSLTMTGHAASAPPEALTRPAMFMHGLGVAFWIGALAPLAVLVSKSTTVALPVLNRFSRTAIPVVAMLALTGLALAIIQLEKLSALVETRYGLILLIKLALVLALLALAALNRFRLTPALAADPKAAPALKRSILVECAIALAIFAVVAGWRFTPPPRAIVPETPLAIHIHSDKAMFQVLVSPGKAGMNDFVLQLMTGEATPLKAKEAALTLSLPERGIEAAERAAEPGPDGYWHVPRVELPFAGRWHVRIDALVTDFEKITLEDELEVAPP is encoded by the coding sequence ATGCGCTTTCTCGCCGCGCTACTTCTGGTCGCCGGCTTCGCGACCGGAGCATCGGCGCACGCGGCGCTCGTCTCGGTCGAGCCGGCGAGCGGCAGCATTCTGGCGAACGCGCCAAAATCAGTCGAGCTGCGCTTCAACGAGGCCGTGACGCCTGGCGCGATCCGGCTGATCGATGGCGCGGGCAGGGCGCGCGATGACGCGCGCGTCAGCGCGTCCGGCGAGACGATTTCGGTCGCCATGCCGATGGACCTGCCGCAAGGCACGGCGGTGGTCAGCTATCGCGTGATTTCGCAGGACGGCCATCCCGTCGCGGGATCGGTGATCTTCTCGGTTGGTGCGCCGACGGCAACGAAGGCGCCGGCCAATGCCAGCATCGGGTTGAGCGCCCTGATCTGGCTTGCGCGGATCGGGCTCTACCTCGGGCTCTTTGTCGGCGTCGGCGGCGTGTTCTTTGCGCGCTGGATCGCCGGATCGACGGTCGGAACGGAGGCGCCGTGTGCGGCGCTTGTCATCGGGCTGCTCGCGGCCGCGGCCTCGCTTGGTCTATTGGGGGCAGATCTCCTGGGGCTCTCGTCCGGGGCACTGCTCACGCCGGCGCCCTGGGAGGCTGCATTTGGGACGAGCGCCGGACCGGCATTACTCGTCGCCATCGCGGCCTTGTTGATCGCCCTGATTGCGCTCCTCTGGGCGGCGTATGCACGTCTGTTGACTGCTATTGCATTCGCTGGCGTCGGCCTGTCCCTCACCATGACCGGACACGCTGCAAGCGCACCGCCAGAGGCGTTGACGCGGCCTGCGATGTTCATGCACGGCCTTGGCGTCGCCTTCTGGATCGGCGCTCTTGCGCCGCTTGCCGTGCTGGTGTCGAAATCGACGACCGTCGCGCTGCCCGTCCTGAACCGCTTCTCCCGCACGGCCATACCCGTGGTCGCAATGCTGGCGCTGACCGGCCTTGCGCTCGCGATCATCCAACTCGAAAAACTGTCCGCGCTGGTCGAGACCCGCTACGGCCTCATTCTCCTGATCAAACTCGCGCTGGTTCTGGCGCTGCTGGCGCTTGCGGCGCTCAATCGCTTTCGGCTGACGCCGGCCCTGGCAGCAGATCCCAAGGCCGCGCCCGCGCTGAAGCGCTCCATCCTGGTGGAATGCGCGATCGCGCTTGCCATCTTCGCCGTGGTGGCCGGCTGGCGCTTCACGCCGCCGCCGCGGGCCATTGTTCCGGAGACGCCGCTGGCGATCCACATCCACAGCGACAAGGCGATGTTCCAGGTGCTGGTCTCGCCGGGCAAGGCCGGAATGAACGATTTCGTGCTCCAGCTCATGACCGGCGAGGCGACGCCGCTGAAGGCCAAGGAGGCGGCGCTGACCTTGAGCCTGCCCGAACGCGGCATCGAGGCGGCGGAGCGCGCCGCCGAACCCGGACCGGACGGCTACTGGCATGTGCCTAGAGTCGAGCTTCCATTCGCCGGCCGCTGGCATGTGCGGATTGACGCGCTTGTGACCGATTTCGAGAAGATCACGCTGGAGGACGAGCTCGAGGTCGCGCCGCCGTAA
- the proS gene encoding proline--tRNA ligase, whose translation MRLSRFFLPILKENPKEAEIVSHRLMLRAGMIRQEAAGIYAWLPLGFRVLKKIEQIVREEQDRSGALELLMPTLQLADLWRESGRYDAYGPEMLRIADRHKRELLYGPTNEEMVTEIFRAYVKSYKNLPLNLYHIQWKFRDEQRPRFGVMRGREFLMKDAYSFDLSEAGARVAYNKMFVAYLRTFARMGLKAIPMRAETGPIGGDLSHEFIVLAETGESGVFINRDVLDLPVPGEDVDYEGDLAPIIKQWTSLYAATEDVHDAARFEKEVPEDKRLNTRGIEVGQIFYFGTKYSEPMKALVAGPDGAEVPIHGGSYGVGVSRLLGAIIEACHDDAGIKWPEPVAPFRVVILNLKQGDAAVDAACEKLYAELSAKGVDVLYDDTDQRAGAKFAAADLIGIPWQIMIGPKGLADGKVEIKRRSDGARETMSPADAVARLVG comes from the coding sequence ATGCGGTTGTCGCGGTTCTTTCTGCCCATCCTGAAGGAAAATCCGAAAGAGGCGGAGATCGTCTCGCATCGCCTGATGCTGCGCGCCGGCATGATCCGGCAGGAAGCGGCCGGCATCTATGCCTGGCTGCCGCTCGGCTTTCGCGTGCTGAAGAAGATCGAGCAGATCGTGCGCGAGGAGCAGGACCGGTCCGGCGCGCTGGAACTGTTGATGCCGACGCTCCAGCTCGCCGACCTCTGGCGCGAGAGCGGTCGCTACGACGCCTACGGCCCGGAGATGCTGCGCATCGCCGACCGCCACAAGCGCGAGCTCCTGTACGGGCCGACCAACGAGGAAATGGTCACCGAGATCTTCCGCGCCTACGTGAAGTCGTACAAGAACCTTCCTCTCAATCTCTATCATATCCAGTGGAAGTTCCGCGACGAGCAGCGCCCGCGCTTCGGCGTGATGCGCGGCCGCGAGTTCCTGATGAAGGACGCCTATTCCTTCGATCTCAGCGAGGCGGGCGCGCGCGTTGCCTACAACAAGATGTTCGTCGCCTATTTGCGCACCTTCGCGCGGATGGGGCTGAAGGCGATCCCGATGCGCGCCGAAACCGGCCCGATCGGCGGCGATCTCAGCCACGAGTTCATCGTGCTCGCCGAGACCGGCGAATCCGGCGTCTTCATCAATCGCGACGTGCTGGACCTGCCGGTGCCGGGCGAGGACGTCGATTATGAGGGTGATCTGGCGCCGATCATCAAGCAATGGACCTCGCTCTATGCCGCGACCGAGGACGTCCATGACGCCGCGCGCTTCGAAAAGGAAGTGCCCGAGGACAAGCGGCTCAACACCCGCGGCATCGAGGTCGGCCAGATCTTCTATTTCGGCACGAAATATTCCGAGCCGATGAAGGCGCTCGTGGCGGGACCGGACGGCGCCGAGGTGCCTATCCATGGCGGCTCCTATGGCGTCGGCGTCTCACGTCTGCTCGGCGCCATCATCGAGGCCTGCCATGACGACGCCGGTATCAAATGGCCGGAGCCGGTAGCGCCGTTCCGTGTCGTGATCCTGAACCTCAAGCAGGGCGATGCCGCGGTCGATGCCGCCTGCGAGAAGCTCTATGCCGAGCTCAGCGCCAAGGGCGTCGACGTGCTATACGACGACACCGACCAGCGCGCCGGCGCCAAATTCGCCGCCGCCGATCTGATCGGCATTCCCTGGCAGATCATGATCGGGCCGAAGGGGCTCGCCGACGGCAAGGTCGAGATCAAGCGGCGCAGCGACGGTGCCCGCGAGACCATGTCGCCGGCCGACGCGGTCGCTCGCCTGGTCGGCTGA
- a CDS encoding lipoprotein-releasing ABC transporter permease subunit, whose amino-acid sequence MDEAMTETVQTAPFAPFEWMLSARYLRARRKEGFISVIAGFSFLGIMLGVATLIIVMAVMNGFRKELLDKILGLNGHILVQPLESPLTDWKDVAERISQVQGIRLAAPVVDGQALASSPWNASGVLVRGIRADDLNNLTSIAKNIKQGSIEGFDEGQGVAIGRRLADQLSLHAGDSITLVAPKGAVTPMGTTPRIKPYKIVAVFEIGMSEYDLGFVFMPLAEAQAYFNRSNDVTSIEVFTTNPDRIDAFRKSVTEAAGRPVFLVDWRQRNSTFFNALQVERNVMFLILTMIVLVAALNIVSGLIMLVKDKGSDIAILRTMGASQGSIMRIFLITGASIGVVGTLVGFIVGLVICLNIESIRQFLSWLTSTELFSPELYFLSKLPAEIDIGETTAVVIMALTLSFLATLYPSWRAARLDPVEALRYE is encoded by the coding sequence ATGGATGAGGCCATGACCGAAACCGTGCAAACCGCGCCTTTCGCGCCATTCGAGTGGATGCTGTCGGCGCGTTACCTGCGCGCGCGCCGCAAGGAAGGATTCATCTCGGTCATCGCGGGGTTCTCCTTTCTCGGCATCATGCTCGGCGTCGCGACGCTGATCATCGTCATGGCGGTGATGAACGGCTTCCGCAAAGAGCTGCTCGACAAGATTTTGGGCCTGAACGGCCATATCCTGGTGCAGCCGCTGGAATCGCCGCTGACCGACTGGAAGGATGTGGCCGAGCGCATCAGCCAGGTGCAGGGCATCCGGCTCGCGGCGCCTGTCGTCGACGGCCAGGCGCTGGCGTCCTCGCCCTGGAATGCCTCGGGCGTGCTGGTCCGCGGCATCCGCGCCGACGACCTGAACAACCTCACCTCGATCGCCAAGAACATCAAGCAGGGCTCGATCGAGGGCTTTGACGAAGGGCAGGGTGTTGCGATCGGCCGGCGCCTCGCCGACCAACTCTCGCTGCATGCCGGCGACAGCATCACGCTGGTTGCCCCGAAGGGCGCAGTCACGCCGATGGGCACGACGCCCCGCATCAAGCCCTACAAGATCGTCGCCGTCTTCGAGATCGGCATGTCCGAATACGATCTCGGCTTCGTGTTCATGCCGCTCGCGGAAGCGCAGGCCTATTTCAACCGCAGCAACGACGTCACCTCGATCGAGGTGTTCACCACCAATCCCGACCGCATCGACGCGTTCCGCAAGTCGGTGACCGAGGCCGCGGGCCGCCCGGTGTTCCTGGTCGACTGGCGGCAACGCAACTCGACCTTCTTCAACGCGCTCCAGGTCGAGCGCAACGTGATGTTCCTGATCCTGACCATGATCGTGCTGGTCGCGGCGCTCAACATCGTCTCCGGCTTGATCATGCTGGTGAAGGACAAGGGCAGCGACATCGCAATCCTGCGCACGATGGGGGCCTCGCAAGGCTCGATCATGCGGATATTCCTGATCACGGGAGCCTCGATCGGCGTGGTCGGCACGCTTGTCGGCTTCATCGTCGGGCTGGTGATCTGCCTCAACATCGAGTCGATCCGGCAGTTCCTGTCCTGGCTGACCAGCACCGAGCTGTTCTCGCCAGAACTCTATTTCCTCTCGAAGCTGCCTGCCGAGATCGATATCGGCGAGACCACGGCGGTGGTCATCATGGCGCTGACGCTGTCCTTCCTGGCGACGCTCTATCCGTCCTGGCGCGCCGCACGCCTCGATCCTGTCGAAGCGCTCCGGTACGAGTGA